A region from the Biomphalaria glabrata chromosome 14, xgBioGlab47.1, whole genome shotgun sequence genome encodes:
- the LOC106078290 gene encoding uncharacterized protein LOC106078290 has translation MFTMMKLCSFLLTWTLFLNAQGSLTLHYFNLTVTRGTNSYSQDLRQNETTPIYVNRYAAVNLTCSVSGQSFYSVLLFQKIELQKKTTKTNHIENVTIHYIKHSMDCSDAGKYTCRAGHMEWSRTIIVRCPPPVFTFKSPSVNIKKNWNLKLSCELNISSEVSIQTMDKKNLTLCYTSPCEYTFNHVTCETMGTYYCGSKPGDVIVYDCPPQLMKSDQTVRVELGDSVNVSVDVLLALNHQLTILYQKQNAINKCGTKLCIQTSETRNKWRQQIKIVINNITTQDMGNQTFTMCSNFKAESFCTNMTITILPLHEPVDSATPRDAKSINGRPYSDNPDFPILPVTLACSFVVTTVVIATVFFKLKGKHLLKAQLKERSQSLNRPAEGYTPDTGSTSTTYMPHLTDTMNHHSTLTENGQTMTTEGLTFMTVGNTQVIKKTERTIIEEVRETVEIVNLDYNGMNTDQEHPVNEEPDLQEHTYSNINFVPS, from the exons ATGTTTACAATGATGAAATTATGTTCATTTCTCCTCACCTGGACTTTGTTTCTGAATGCTCAAG GTTCTCTAACACTTCATTATTTCAACCTGACTGTCACACGGGGAACTAACTCCTATAGTCAAGACTTGAGACAAAACGAAACTACACCAATCTACGTGAACAGGTATGCTGCGGTGAACTTGACCTGCTCAGTCAGTGGCCAATCATTCTACAGCGTTCTTCTGTTTCAGAAGATAGAATTACagaaaaagacaacaaaaaccAATCACATTGAAAATGTCACCATTCACTATATCAAACACTCGATGGACTGTTCAGACGCAGGCAAATACACATGCAGGGCTGGTCACATGGAATGGTCAAGAACAATCATTGTCAGAT GTCCACCACCagttttcacatttaaaagtccatctgtaaacattaaaaaaaattggaatttGAAATTAAGCTGTGAACTAAATATATCTTCTGAAGTCTCAATACAAACTATGGACAAGAAAAATTTGACTTTATGCTACACCTCCCCCTGCGAGTATACTTTTAACCACGTGACTTGTGAAACTATGGGAACATATTACTGCGGTTCAAAACCAGGAGATGTAATAGTTTATGATT GTCCACCTCAACTTATGAAATCTGATCAAACAGTGAGAGTTGAACTGGGAGACTCAGTCAATGTGAGTGTTGATGTCCTACTCGCACTGAACCATCAACTAACTATACTCTATCAAAAACAGAATGCCATCAACAAATGTGGGACCAAGTTGTGCATTCAGACATCCGAAACAAGGAACAAATGGCGCCAACAAATCAAGATTGTGATCAACAACATCACAACGCAAGACATGGGCAACCAGACCTTCACTATGTGTTCCAATTTTAAAGCAGAGAGTTTCTGTACTAACATGACCATTACAATACTTCCTTTACACGAACCAG TGGATTCAGCCACACCCAGAGATGCCAAGTCAATCAATGGTAGACCTTATTCGGATAACCCTGACTTTCCAATTCTCCCTGTAACTCTGGCCTGTTCGTTTGTTGTTACCACCGTGGTCATAGCGACCGTTTTCTTTAAACTAAAAG GAAAACATTTACTGAAAGCTCAACTCAAGGAAAG ATCTCAAAGTCTAAACAGACCCGCTGAAG GCTATACTCCAGACACCGGAAGTACTTCCACTACGTATATGCCTCACCTGACAGACACCATGAATCATCACTCGACACTAACT GAAAATGGCCAAACAATGACAACAGAAGGTCTGACCTTCATGACAGTGGGCAACACACAGGTCATCAAGAAAACAGAGCGAACCATCATTGAAGAGGTCCGCGAGACGGTCGAGATAGTCAACTTGGACTACAATGGCATGAACACTGACCAGGAACATCCTGTGAATGAAGAGCCAGACTTACAAGAGCACACCTACAGCAACATTAACTTCGTACCTTCTTAA